The following proteins are co-located in the Sphingomonas panacis genome:
- a CDS encoding nuclear transport factor 2 family protein gives MSADLAIRLRRAAFNRALAEGDLAAIGPLLAADAMLVTGTDSAVLSGRKAQLAAWKREFTHAPRTVYTRTPETIVASPVEPIALEHGRWQGVAAGQTNASGAYTAKWRETGGVWVIEAEIYLTLA, from the coding sequence ATGAGCGCCGATCTCGCCATCCGGCTGCGCCGCGCGGCGTTCAACCGCGCGCTCGCCGAGGGCGATCTCGCCGCGATCGGGCCATTGCTCGCGGCCGATGCAATGCTCGTCACCGGCACCGACAGCGCGGTGCTGAGCGGGCGCAAGGCACAGCTCGCCGCGTGGAAGCGCGAGTTCACGCACGCCCCGCGCACGGTGTATACGCGCACGCCCGAGACGATCGTGGCATCGCCGGTCGAGCCGATCGCGTTGGAGCATGGGCGCTGGCAGGGCGTCGCCGCCGGCCAGACCAACGCCTCTGGCGCGTACACCGCCAAGTGGCGCGAGACCGGCGGCGTGTGGGTGATCGAGGCGGAGATCTACCTCACACTTGCTTGA
- a CDS encoding YaiI/YqxD family protein — translation MTTPRILVDGDACPVKEEIYKVAYRRDVPVVVVSNSPFRVPLHPLVSRVVVSDGFDAADDWIAERADSRAVVITADILLADRCLKAGATVLAPTGKPFTASSIGGAIATRAIMADLRAGGDVIGGPAPFAKTDRSRFLQALDTALVKLAR, via the coding sequence CTGACCACCCCCCGCATCCTCGTCGATGGCGACGCCTGCCCGGTCAAGGAGGAGATCTACAAGGTCGCCTATCGCCGCGATGTGCCGGTCGTCGTCGTCAGCAACAGCCCGTTTCGCGTGCCGTTGCACCCGCTGGTCAGCCGCGTGGTGGTATCGGACGGGTTCGACGCGGCGGACGACTGGATCGCCGAGCGGGCGGATTCGCGCGCGGTGGTGATCACCGCCGACATCCTGCTCGCCGACCGCTGCCTGAAGGCGGGCGCGACCGTGCTGGCGCCGACCGGCAAGCCGTTCACCGCCAGTTCGATCGGCGGCGCGATCGCGACGCGCGCGATCATGGCCGATCTGCGCGCCGGCGGCGACGTGATCGGCGGGCCGGCGCCGTTCGCCAAGACCGATCGCTCGCGGTTTTTGCAGGCGCTCGACACCGCGCTGGTGAAGCTCGCGCGATGA
- a CDS encoding ABC-F family ATP-binding cassette domain-containing protein, with protein MLNINGITVRLGGRTILDNASAALPGKSRVGLIGRNGAGKSTLMKVMIGSIDPDTGEIEMPRKTRIGYLKQDAPQGTATPIETVLAADVERAALLVESETCEDADRLGEIYERLGAIDAYTAPARASSILVGLGFDEEMQNRPLDSYSGGWKMRVALAALLFSEPDLLLLDEPSNHLDLEATLWLENFLKSYPNMMVVISHERDLLNNVVDTILHVEGGRVAMYSGNYDSFERQRAERAAQLAAAKASQDAQRAKLQDYIAKNSARASTAKQAQSRQKMLAKMQPIASMAEDPTLSFEFPSPDELKPPLITLDLATVGYGETPILQRLNLRIDPNDRLALLGRNGNGKTTLARLLAAQLAPMHGEMNASGKMRVGYFTQYQVEELDGDDTPLETMIRVMPGKTPASVRAQLGRFGFQGDKAVTKVGKLSGGERARLALALITRDAPHMLILDEPTNHLDVDAREALVQALNAYDGAVILVSHDRHMVELTADRLVLVDNGTAREYDGSMEDYIAFVLAGDPAAEAKNKVKAKDKTADAAREQANALRKRAHEAEALVAKLTRQRDAIDRAIADPSVAEPWLARMNPHARLKEHATVSKKLEAAEAVWFEISESLEGIAA; from the coding sequence ATGCTCAATATCAATGGTATCACGGTGCGCCTTGGCGGGCGCACGATCCTCGACAACGCGTCCGCGGCGCTCCCGGGTAAAAGCCGCGTCGGGCTGATCGGCCGCAACGGCGCCGGCAAGTCGACGCTGATGAAGGTGATGATCGGATCGATCGATCCCGACACCGGCGAGATCGAAATGCCGCGCAAGACGCGGATCGGCTATCTCAAGCAGGATGCGCCGCAAGGCACCGCCACGCCGATCGAGACGGTGCTCGCCGCCGACGTCGAGCGCGCCGCGCTGCTGGTCGAGTCCGAAACGTGCGAGGATGCCGACCGGCTCGGCGAGATCTACGAGCGGCTCGGCGCGATCGACGCCTATACCGCCCCTGCCCGCGCGTCCTCGATCCTCGTCGGGCTGGGCTTCGACGAGGAAATGCAGAACCGTCCGCTCGACAGCTATTCGGGCGGCTGGAAGATGCGCGTCGCGCTCGCCGCGCTGCTGTTCTCCGAACCCGATCTGCTGCTGCTCGACGAGCCTTCGAACCATCTCGATCTCGAAGCGACCCTGTGGCTGGAGAATTTCCTCAAGTCGTATCCGAACATGATGGTCGTCATCAGCCACGAGCGCGACCTGCTCAACAATGTCGTCGACACGATCCTCCACGTCGAGGGCGGCCGCGTCGCGATGTACAGCGGCAATTACGACAGTTTCGAGCGGCAACGCGCGGAGCGGGCGGCGCAGCTTGCCGCCGCCAAGGCGAGCCAGGACGCGCAGCGCGCCAAGCTGCAGGACTATATCGCCAAGAACTCGGCACGCGCCTCGACCGCGAAACAGGCGCAGTCGCGCCAGAAGATGCTCGCCAAGATGCAGCCGATCGCATCGATGGCCGAAGACCCGACCTTGTCGTTCGAATTCCCCAGCCCCGATGAACTCAAGCCGCCGCTCATCACGCTCGATCTCGCGACGGTCGGCTATGGCGAGACGCCGATCCTCCAGCGGCTCAACCTGCGGATCGACCCCAACGACCGGCTCGCGCTGCTCGGGCGCAACGGCAACGGCAAGACCACGCTGGCGCGGCTGCTCGCCGCGCAGCTCGCGCCGATGCACGGCGAGATGAACGCGAGCGGCAAGATGCGGGTCGGCTATTTCACCCAATATCAGGTCGAGGAACTCGACGGCGACGACACGCCGCTCGAAACCATGATCCGGGTGATGCCGGGCAAGACCCCGGCGTCGGTGCGCGCGCAGCTCGGCCGGTTCGGCTTCCAGGGCGACAAGGCGGTCACCAAGGTCGGCAAGCTCTCGGGCGGCGAGCGTGCGCGGCTCGCGCTCGCGCTCATCACCCGCGACGCGCCGCATATGCTGATCCTCGACGAGCCGACCAACCACTTGGACGTCGACGCGCGCGAGGCGCTGGTGCAGGCGCTCAACGCCTATGACGGCGCGGTCATCCTCGTCAGCCACGATCGCCACATGGTCGAGCTGACCGCGGACCGGCTGGTGCTGGTCGATAACGGCACCGCGCGCGAATATGACGGCAGCATGGAGGATTATATCGCCTTCGTGCTGGCCGGCGACCCCGCCGCCGAGGCCAAGAACAAGGTGAAAGCCAAGGACAAGACCGCGGACGCGGCGCGCGAACAGGCCAATGCGCTCAGGAAGCGCGCGCACGAAGCCGAGGCGCTGGTCGCGAAACTCACCCGCCAGCGCGACGCGATCGACCGCGCCATCGCCGATCCTTCGGTGGCCGAGCCGTGGCTCGCGCGGATGAACCCGCACGCGCGGCTGAAGGAGCATGCGACGGTTTCGAAGAAGCTCGAAGCGGCCGAGGCGGTGTGGTTCGAAATCAGCGAATCGCTCGAGGGGATCGCGGCGTAG